ACTAATGAAATAATAATAACTACTGAAATAACTAACTGAAACCCCTTTTTATAGGTTTATTATTCATACTTCACCTAATAGCAAGAATCATTATCAATTGAGCGCAAAGATGCTAATATTTTAATATATTTTTCCTTGTCTTACTAGAGCAGGATAATTTTCAGTGTAATCATGTTGTTTTGATGTTAATTTTATATTATGCATAGAATTATAGATTCTCCTGAATTTTGCATTATAACCATTTAAATAAATTTTTGTCCACTTAGGATTGTATATTTTGATATTTTTTTTTAATTACAGATTGGTTCAGTGTTATTTTAACATAATAGGAATGTGTGAATTTATTCATATTGCGTAGAACATATTTTTTCTATTTAAGGGTGTTATATTATTATTAAATAGTTCCATAGATTATTCAAGTAGTGATTTTTATCAAGTATGGACTTACAAAGCAATATCTCCAATAATGATAGTATGAGAATTTTAGAAAAATTTAAAATTAAACCCAACAACCCCTATCTTTACCAGTTGGCATTTCTTCATGAATCCTATTCTAACGAAAATAACCTCACTGAATGTTATGAACGGTTAGAATTTTTGGGTGATGCAGTTCTTGACTTGGTTGTGTCTGAATATTTATACAACAGCAATACTAACTTAACTGAGGGTGAATTAACCCGTCAGCGTTCAAATTATGTGTGTAAACAGGCACTGTACACTTATTCTATGGAGTTAGGGTTCCATCAATTTATTAAATTAGGCAAGGGCATGGAATTGACCAGAAGAGAAATAGATTCAGTTATTAGTGATGTGTTTGAATCGTTTATTGGAGCATTATATCTGGACCAAGAATTGGATACTGTGAAAGAATTCCTCTCCCATACAGTTATCCCCCACATAAACCAAGGAGATGTTTTTTTCTGTGATTATAAATCAGAATTGAAACAATTATGTGACCAGGATGGCTTTAATATTGCCTACAAATTGATTAAAGAAGAAGGAAAACCACACAATAAAACCTTCCAGATGGCTTGTGTGATTGATGGGAAAATCCAAGGAACAGGCCTTGGAGGTAGTAAAAAAGAGGCTGAGCAAAATGCTTCCCAGATGGCCTTAGACAATCTTTCTAAACCCTAAACCAGTATTTTTTTTATAAAATGGTTAAATCAATCCTTGAAAAAACCAGTGATGGATAACTTAATTATCTAATAAAAACAGATAATCATGTGTAGATGGGAATAGAGATTTTTTTATATAATTTGTCTATGTGGTGATAAAGTGGAAAATAAAATAAAATTCTCAACAGATAATGATGGTAATAATGTTTGCAAATTTGAAGACGAAAAAATTGCAGTCACCATCGTCCTTAAAAAGGACTATTCGGATGTAGCAAAGAAACTTAGAGATGCTAACATTCTTAAAGATATTAAAGAAGCGTTAGAATCTGTTACCACTACTGATGAGTTCAAAGAACTGGTTGACAGTTATGGATATCTTAATGTGGAGAGAATCGAAGGTTAATTAATTAGGGTATGTTTTTAATCTGCAAAAAAAATACTGTTAATAGTTATAACTTATAATGAATTTAGAAAAATAGTAAAAAACATATCCTTCCCTGAATTATCCTTAGGTTTGAAAACTACAAAACAGAGGAAAAAATAAATCCTCTTTATTTACTTATACACTTTCTTTATTGATTCTTAAGATCACTATTACTGTTCTAAGATTTAATCAGATTTTTTTTGCGATTTTTTTTTTGTGAGGCATAACATCTATTTTGATAATTTGGGATAAGAACCTTTGATTATTATTTGTGTGGAGGTCTTAATTAGGAGTATTTTTTATATAAATAGTTTTATACTAATGACGGAGAAGAAACTAATGATGGAGAAGAAAGATGTCTAGATATGATACCTAATCCTCTAATCTAAATATCCAATTTGGAGAGTTAATTATTATGATGGAAAATATATACCAAAATTCTCTTGATGGACATATAACCAGAGAAGATGCCAAAAAACTGGTCAAATCCAATCATTTCCAGTTATTTGACACTGCTGACAAGTTGAGGCAAGAAATAGTTGGAGAGGAGGTTACCTTTGTTTTTAACCGAAACATCGACATAACTGATCACTGCATGATCAAATGTAGTTTCTGCTCATTCCGAGACCATATTGGCTATGAAATGACCACTGAAGAAATTTTGGAAAGTATTGAAGAAGCTGTGGATGTTGGAGCTTCTGAAATATGTCTTTTTGGAGGGGTAATGCCCTACATGGATGTTGATTTTTACTGTGACCTTTTTTCCACCATTAAGGATCATTTTAAGATTCATTTGCATAGCATGTCACCTGTGGAAGTTTACCATGCTGCATTGAATTCTCAAATGTCTATTGAAGACTCATTGTCCTGTTTTAAGGATGCTGGACTGGACACAATGACAGGAGCTTCTGCAGAAATACTGGTGGATAGTGTGAGAGAGAAACTCTGCCCTAATAAAGTTTCTACCAGCCAATGGGTGGATATCATCCGAAAAGCCCATGAACTTAATATTCCTACAACTTCAACCATCATGTATGGGAGTATTGAAACATGGGAAGACCGTATTGAACATTTATTCATACTTAGGGACATCCAGAGAATGACAAAAGGATTCACTGAACTAGTTCCAATGACTTTTCTGGGAAAAAACAATAAGATGGGGCTAAAATCAGATGGCGCTAGTGGCTTGGATGATCTTAAATTGCACGCTATAGCTCGTATAATTCTTGGAAGAGATATACCTAACATTCAAGCATCTTGGATTAAAATTGGTACTCGTATGGCGCAAATGGCACTCTGTTGCGGTGCTAATGATTTGGGGGGCACGATGATGGAGGATAAAATTTCCATAGCAGCAGGCTCATCTCATGGTGAATTCCTATCACCAGACAAAATGCATAATATAATTAGAGCAGTTGGGCGTGTTCCTGTAGAACGTAACACGATCTATGAACCAGTGCTTCGTTGATTAAAGTCCAAACTCCTGAATATTTTATAAAAATCAGACCCGAGAAATAATATGGCGCGAGAAAGTATTTATAAACGTTATAAACCATCCCACAACCCTCATCATAATAATGCTGGCCCTGCATACTGGTTTGTTTTTCAACTAAATAAATTGTTAATAGACACTAATAACCCTATAAATATCCCTTTCACCAAAAATTTGGGTAAATTAAAGATTTCCCCCATTAGAACTCAGTATATTGGGACGCTAGACCAACATCCTTGCTATTCTGCAGAAGTCATCCCTAAAACTGATGCTCCTGAAGGAATGGTTTTTAAGGATCTCCGGCAGTCATATGATGATTTAGATGAAGATGTTTATCTTCTAGCAGGTCGAGCTGTGCAGATCGTTAATTGGGATTCTAATCATCAGTTTTGTGGAAAATGTGGCACAGCTACTGAAACCAAGGTAGATGAAATGGTGAAACTGTGTCCAGAATGTGGTTTTTCCAGTCACACCAGGCTTTCACCTGCAGTGATCACTGCCATAGTAAAAGATGGTAAACTTTTAATGGCAAAACACAACAATGCCCCCAATAACAGGTATGGTCTTATCGCTGGATTTGTGGAAGCCGGTGAAACCTTGGAGGAAGCTGTTTTAAGAGAAACCTTAGAAGAAGTAGGATTAAGTATTAAAGATATTGAATATTTCGGAAGTCAGCCCTGGCCTTTTCCCAATTCTCTGATGATAGCTTTTACTGCTAAATATGATAGCGGAGAAATAATGGTTGATGGGGAAGAAATAGCCCATGCAAAATGGTTTAGCCCAGATGAACTTCCAGATATCCCTTCAAGGATAAGTATTGCTGGTGAACTTATTGATTGGTATAAAAAGAAATATAAAAAGAACTTTCCATGAAATAAAAATTAAGGTAAATCTTTTAGAGTTTCATCATTGCTACTGATATTCTTATCCCATAGTGTGAATAGAAAGTAGTGTCATGTAGGCTTCCATATCCTTTCACTGGATGATAAGTACTTATAGAATTATGTTTAAAAAAAAATCAAGGTAGATTAAGATTGCAATATAAATACCTAAATAAATTGTAAATAGTAATAGTGATATCATGGTAGGCGAAACAATCTTGGTGGTTGAAGATGAAGGAATAAGCGCCATTGAGATCCAAGAGAGTTTAGAATCATTAGGATACTATGTTCCAGCCATTGCCAAATCAGGGAATGAAGCGATTCAAGAGGCATTTGCCATTAAACCTGACTTGATTCTGATGGACATCACCCTACAAGGAGATATGGATGGTATTGATGCTGCAACCATTATTAAGAGTTTTATGGATATCCCTCTTATCTATTTAACTGCATTGGATGATATGGAAACATTTCAACGGATGATGGATACCCGGGCAACTGCATACCTAATCAAACCTATTGAAGAGGCAACCTTGCGTAATAATATTGAATTGGCATTGAAAAATTATGAAATGACTAGGAAGGAACTTGAAGAAGAAAAAAAGGCTGGTCTAAAAGATGTTCAGATTTTCATGCGCAGCGCTTTACCAGAACTTGTGTCAAAAATGCCTGTTCCTGAGAGGAGTGCTTTCCTTTCGCGCTTTATGAGGCTTTTTGAACAGAATATGAAACCACTCTTCACTAATTTTGCCCGAGAATATAGCCAAAAACCCTATGATGAATTAGATGATGATGAAAAAATGAAAATTTATCTATCTTGGATTTCACAATTATATGAAAATTTAGGCTTCAAAGTCCAGACCCGTTCCAGAGCTAATCGGGGAATAATGACTGTTAAAAAATGTTCATGGGCACCCAGCAAGCCTCATGATATATTCTTATGCCTGATTTGTCAGAGCATTATGAAACTCACCTACTCTTGGACAAACCTACCAGGAACCGTTGAATCAGAGCCAACTACCGGCATTCTACAATCAGTATGCAAGTTTGATTACAATATGGAAATCTAAAAATAATACTACTACTACTTTTTTTGATTTTTCCTGGAAATTATTACTAAAATCATTAACCCCACACTTTTTTCGTGATGTTTATCACCAAAAATAGGAGTAATATTTATTCTGATGTGAACATGATTTTTTTATTATAACAATGGCGGTTGATATAATTTTTTTATGGTGGTATCCCACTAGCACGTCATTACGTCTAAAGGGGATAATAAATGGCAGGAAATAGCATTGTTTTTAAAACAAAAGCGGACACAGCTCAAGAATTAGAAGAAAAAAGTAGGCAGTTGAAAAAAGAAATAGCTCTAAATACCGCTATTTTTTCCATTTGTCCTGATTACATGTTCTTGTTAGGGTTGGATGGTAAAATTGTGGAAGTGTCCAAGTCTGTGAAAAAAGCGTTTAATTCTCAAAATAAGATAATAGATTGTAAAATTTCACAGATCAATATCATACACATCAAAGATCTCCACAAATTCATTAAATCTATAAACTCAATTCTTAATGGGAAATCCATTGAACAATTCAGATCTATCTTTATAACCCCTGAAAAGGAGGAAATAGATGTTCTTGTGCGAATATCTCCTGTTGAGTATGATAATGAGATAATTGGTATTTTTATAAATGCCACTGATATCACCGATCAGTTATTGTTGGAAGAATCTAAACAGGCATCTTCATCCCTCCAAAAAGCTTTAACTGATAAAGAGATGCTGGTTCGGGAAATTCATCACCGGACTAAGAACAATTTAATGATTATGGCCAGTCTTTTCGCATTAACTTCTGCTGATATTGAAGATGAAAATGCTAAGGCCATTTTTAATCAAACCCATTCCAGGGTAAAATCCATGGCCTTGGTTCACGAAAAATTGTATCGTTCCAAAGATCTTAAATTCGTTAATTTTGGGGACTACATTCGCAACTTGGGCCGGGAACTTTCCAATATATTTTTAACTGAAAATAACAATGTACAGTTGATTATGGATGTTGAAGATCTAAAAATAAATATTGAGACAGCCATTAATGTAGGTCTGATTTTGAATGAAATTTTAACCAACAGTATCAAATATGCATTTCCAGATGGGGCAAAAGGAAATATTTTCATTAATTTTCACCGAACTGACAACCATTATATCCTTACTGTTGCCGATGATGGTGTGGGATTACCTGAAGATTTAGACCTTGAAAATTGTGGTAGTTTAGGTTTAAGCTTAGTCAGAAACTTAGTTGGCCAAATTGAAGGAGATTTAATAATCAAACAGGATTTTGGTACTGAAATTACCATATGTTTCCAAGAAATAAGTTAACTGACATTGAATTGTAGTTTAGACAAACGAGGGACTATTTTCAAGAAATTGTTGGTCTGCTATCAATCTACTAACATCAACATCTAGATAGTAATAAAATTGTATGGTGATAAGAATATTAACCATGAATTTAAATATTACTACCTCACATATACAGTAAATTATAAGGGGATTGTTGAAGGGGGATTACACCATTTTCAAAAAAACAAATATTTTAATTGTAAGCTTATTTTTAATAATTATGTTTATGGGCAGTTCTGCAGCTGCAGAAGACAATATTATCAATAATTCCCATGTATATATAGAATCTAATAATTCCTGTAACACTGTTTCCTCTTTATCTGCTAATACTACCACAGCACCCTATGATGAAACTGAATATGAATTTTCTGAAAATATAAATGCTTCAACAGAAGAATTGGATTATTTAAGTGGATGTTGTTCTGTTTTACTCCATGTTCGTGATGGGTATGATGTGTTTGCCTATAGGAGAGACTCAACCTACGCAGCCAACCTTTATATTACAGTGACCAGTTGGTATGGTAAAACTGCAGT
This genomic interval from Methanobacterium sp. contains the following:
- the rnc gene encoding ribonuclease III: MRILEKFKIKPNNPYLYQLAFLHESYSNENNLTECYERLEFLGDAVLDLVVSEYLYNSNTNLTEGELTRQRSNYVCKQALYTYSMELGFHQFIKLGKGMELTRREIDSVISDVFESFIGALYLDQELDTVKEFLSHTVIPHINQGDVFFCDYKSELKQLCDQDGFNIAYKLIKEEGKPHNKTFQMACVIDGKIQGTGLGGSKKEAEQNASQMALDNLSKP
- the cofH gene encoding 5-amino-6-(D-ribitylamino)uracil--L-tyrosine 4-hydroxyphenyl transferase CofH, with protein sequence MMENIYQNSLDGHITREDAKKLVKSNHFQLFDTADKLRQEIVGEEVTFVFNRNIDITDHCMIKCSFCSFRDHIGYEMTTEEILESIEEAVDVGASEICLFGGVMPYMDVDFYCDLFSTIKDHFKIHLHSMSPVEVYHAALNSQMSIEDSLSCFKDAGLDTMTGASAEILVDSVREKLCPNKVSTSQWVDIIRKAHELNIPTTSTIMYGSIETWEDRIEHLFILRDIQRMTKGFTELVPMTFLGKNNKMGLKSDGASGLDDLKLHAIARIILGRDIPNIQASWIKIGTRMAQMALCCGANDLGGTMMEDKISIAAGSSHGEFLSPDKMHNIIRAVGRVPVERNTIYEPVLR
- the nudC gene encoding NAD(+) diphosphatase; the encoded protein is MARESIYKRYKPSHNPHHNNAGPAYWFVFQLNKLLIDTNNPINIPFTKNLGKLKISPIRTQYIGTLDQHPCYSAEVIPKTDAPEGMVFKDLRQSYDDLDEDVYLLAGRAVQIVNWDSNHQFCGKCGTATETKVDEMVKLCPECGFSSHTRLSPAVITAIVKDGKLLMAKHNNAPNNRYGLIAGFVEAGETLEEAVLRETLEEVGLSIKDIEYFGSQPWPFPNSLMIAFTAKYDSGEIMVDGEEIAHAKWFSPDELPDIPSRISIAGELIDWYKKKYKKNFP
- a CDS encoding response regulator, whose translation is MVGETILVVEDEGISAIEIQESLESLGYYVPAIAKSGNEAIQEAFAIKPDLILMDITLQGDMDGIDAATIIKSFMDIPLIYLTALDDMETFQRMMDTRATAYLIKPIEEATLRNNIELALKNYEMTRKELEEEKKAGLKDVQIFMRSALPELVSKMPVPERSAFLSRFMRLFEQNMKPLFTNFAREYSQKPYDELDDDEKMKIYLSWISQLYENLGFKVQTRSRANRGIMTVKKCSWAPSKPHDIFLCLICQSIMKLTYSWTNLPGTVESEPTTGILQSVCKFDYNMEI
- a CDS encoding PAS domain-containing protein, yielding MAGNSIVFKTKADTAQELEEKSRQLKKEIALNTAIFSICPDYMFLLGLDGKIVEVSKSVKKAFNSQNKIIDCKISQINIIHIKDLHKFIKSINSILNGKSIEQFRSIFITPEKEEIDVLVRISPVEYDNEIIGIFINATDITDQLLLEESKQASSSLQKALTDKEMLVREIHHRTKNNLMIMASLFALTSADIEDENAKAIFNQTHSRVKSMALVHEKLYRSKDLKFVNFGDYIRNLGRELSNIFLTENNNVQLIMDVEDLKINIETAINVGLILNEILTNSIKYAFPDGAKGNIFINFHRTDNHYILTVADDGVGLPEDLDLENCGSLGLSLVRNLVGQIEGDLIIKQDFGTEITICFQEIS